The Lycium ferocissimum isolate CSIRO_LF1 chromosome 10, AGI_CSIRO_Lferr_CH_V1, whole genome shotgun sequence genome window below encodes:
- the LOC132035556 gene encoding uncharacterized protein LOC132035556, with the protein MKSHDRHVFMETLLPIAFSGLPERIWKPMTEISLFFKDLCSSTLREDNLSRMDYNIVVITNKLEKILPSGFFDVMEHVVVHLVYEARLRGPVQYRWMYPFERCIGKLKRAIKQKSKVEGSMCEVYLAKETSHFCSYYFGNDVACLRNSLIDTMTGV; encoded by the exons ATGAAAAGTCATGATCGTCATGTTTTCATGGAAACCTTACTCCCAATTGCATTTAGTGGCTTGCCTGAACGAATCTGGAAACCTATGACAGAAATTAGTTTGTTCTTCAAAGACTTGTGTTCCAGTACGTTGAGGGAAGATAACCTTTCTCGGatggattataatattgttgttatCACAAACAAGTTGGAGAAGATTCTTCCTTCGGGGTTCTTTGATGTGATGGAACATGTTGTCGTTCACCTTGTATACGAAGCCCGACTCAGAGGCCCAGTACAATATAGGTGGATGTATCCTTTCGAGAG GTGTATTGGTAAGTTAAAAAGGGCTATCAAACAGAAATCGAAAGTGGAAGGCTCAATGTGCGAAGTTTACCTTGCCAAGGAAACATCTCATTTCTGTTCTTACTACTTTGGGAACGATGTGGCATGTTTGAGAAACAGCCTAATCGACACTATGACGGGGGTGTGA